AGAATGGAGGCCGCCTTCGCGACGATGCCAGGATTTGCTAGTTCTCCCATTGTTATGAAGTTCCCTTTTTCGTGATCAGAAACTTGACAAGAAAGTACTCTGTAGATGAGCATTGCTGAGGAACTTTAATTTGGTCTTTGTAGCTCTCTCTGTAGTGTCATTTTTCCCACCACAAGAAAAAGAACTGATAACTTATTGAACAAGAGAAATCTTTTGCACAATCGCTCTGCATCCTGCTGTGATTGTATATGTGCTTGTGCCATTTCCCATTGTTTTGCCATAGGGAAAGCGTCTTCAGTCGTTACTCGTTAGGCACCTGGTCACCTATGGCATGGAGTCGAATCGATGAGAAGGCCGAGATAGAAATGCTGGGCAAGTTTGCGTTCCAAACTTCCAATGCCAAGTCTTTCTGGTTAATCAAAGAAATCCCTCACATTGCCTGTTTATTGATACCATCAGAAATAGTTTGTTTGCATTCCGCTATTGTGGCAATATTCTCCCACGACCGCAAATAACTAAATATGGGTTGATCAATTGAGCAAGATCCAAAGCAATGGTGGAATATGCTTGTCCGAAGAGTGGTATTGCTTTTTTTGAAAACCAAGGGGGTTAACCACAAAATTAGCCAAAACAACCTAATGGGGATATAAAGTTAActgatactccatccgtttcacaatgtaagtcattctagtattttccacatttatatattgatgctaatgaatctatccacatttatatattgatgctaatgaatctagacctttaaaatgtaagtcattctagtatttctcacattcatattgatgctaatgaatctaggtctagaatgacttacattgtgaaacgaagggagtaggaGATAAGATTAGGGCAGACAGCGCTTGGATCAGGCTTGTAGTTCGTCGGTACATGATATCGCTATATCCGCATATATTTAGTCCTTAACTAGTGCATAGTATTTTAATTATATCAAAATTATTCGTATTTACTGAGTTTTTTATTTAGTGTTTCTTATTATACTAATTATGATTAAAtagtaaatttaaaattattaatatgATATAAATGAGATATAACAACTAGTGCTTAGTATTTTAATTATATCAAAATTATTAGTATTTAATGAGTTTTTTTGGTTATTTAGTGTTTATTATTTATACTAATATATGATAAAATAGTAGATTTAAATTATTAATATGATATGAGATATAGCTCGTTGACGAGATTGCTATCTCGTTAAGATAATGAGCTTAAACGAGTCTTAGCCTTAACAACCCGAGCTAGCTCTTTATCCATCTCGGATAAGATACCTACTAGTTAGGTCATAACCTCAGTGGCTTAGAGTAAGTGTTAGTAGCTATACCTTTTTTGACTGATAATACTTATCATTTTGTACTATGACGAGGTTAATTTTAAAATCTTTGACTATAAATATTTTCTAAAGTATTTATTCTAAAAATATAGAGACCATATTAATAAATTGGTCTTAAAAGGTActtcaataaaataatatatttgttgatatttctatatattataaataaaaagtGGTCAATGTTGCTTTTGAGACCGTGTAATTGttcaaaacgataagtattatcatCCTGAAGAGAGTAAGGGTTTAACTTTTCGATTTGGAAGTGAAAACGCTCATCACCGGTTTACCAAAATTTAACCGAAAACCATTAAAAACTGATGACTTTCGGTCAAAGCCGTACGAAAACcggctaaggctgtgtttggcaGCCCCtcttcccaacccatctccctcgtttttcgcgcgcacgcttttcaaactgctaaacggtgtattttttgtaaaaagtttctatacgaaagttgcttaaaaaatcaaattaatccatttttcaaaaaaaagcaaataatTAATCACCCGCTAAtcgctgctccgttttccgtgcgggcaCTTACTGTTGGGAACCAGGGgttccgaacacaccctaataCCGACCGGTTTTCATAAACCGAGATCTAGCAGTTTCACCACAGCCCACCAATTTTTGTGAAATTCCATCAGTTACGTGATCCCTGAAGAGAGTACTAAGTAGAGCATAAATAATGATGTGATGTCAGCATCTCATAGTAAATGCCACGTTAGATTTTATAATGGGTTCAGGAGAGAGAAATAGGTTAGAATGACCGTTGTTTGAGTAAATGCCACATTGGATTTACAATGTGTCAAATTTTACAACTTTTTacatcctactccctccgtcccaataaaccctccgtcccaataaaaaataaatctagagtgtatgttggtttttttatagaacggaggaagtatgttttATTTTGGATCACTCTTTAACCAGGCCGAGCCGACCCATCAGCTGGCCTAGCAGGCCGAGGCAAACTAACCTCGCCCCGCGCTCTGCAACTGCAAAGGATTATTTTCTGCTTTCGTGTTCACTGAATTTCTGCTGGTCTAATGACCACCACTTTATGCACATCTCAAATGAAAATTGAAGCTCCTTCCAAATCAGCATCACCATCGTATAccctttttataaaaaagaaaaatcataaatGTTTCAGAACTACGCTTATGCACTGCCTCGAGATTTCGCCTTGACCTCCTCGTGCTCGGCAACACAAGAACAAAACACCCCACACTGCACAGCAGCTCTTGAGCCATCAAGGTTGACAAAAACACGCATGCTGCATACTAACCACATCACGATGAAAATCAGAGGAACACCAAATCGTTTTCCAGTACATGATAACACTTGTAATAGCTGTGATGTTCGACAATGATCAAAACAAAGCCCAAAGATATACAGAAACAAATAGGTACAACAATCAGAAAAGCGTTGCATTCTAAATCACAACCCATCCAAAGTAGAAATGCAGCTGATGTAAAGATACTAAGTACTAAACAATAGGTGATTGAATGTTCTGTTGGTTTGCttgcaaaaaaaagaatagGTATGGCAGAATCTTATCAAAATGTGAATATGCCAAAAAACTGAAGCCGTCACACAATCTTCCTACTGCTCAGCCTTCTTCACCTCTTCCGATGACTCGGGTTTTGTTGGCTCAACCTTCATCACCTCTTCCCATTGCCCATCTGATGCTTGCTTCCACAGAGTTATGTTGTTCTCACCAGCAGCTACAGATAATATGTTTCCAGTCAAGGACCAGGAAACCCTCCAAACAGGGGACCCGAAGTCGTGCATGACCTTTCCCTCCCACTTATCACCAACTTTCCCTCTACTCCAAATGACAACCTTCCCATCTTGAGAAGCGCTGGCGATGGTCGCCTTAGCTAAGCCCAACACTGGTGCCCATGCAACATCTCTCACACAGTCTGTGTGAACATCTGAAGGAAGAGCACTCTCCAGTTTCCAGCCACCATTGACAAATCCCCAGACCTTAACAACTGAGTCAAAACCACCAGAGACAAGCTTATAAACAAGCTCTCCTGAACCAGCCAGAGAACCAAGTGCTGTTGCTGGAGCCCAGGAGATTGCTGTCACACCAACAGGGTGAGCTCGCTCAATCCTTGCAGTGTCCCATCCCCCATCAGCTCGCATAGTCATGACAGAAATGGTTCCATCAGAAGACCCACAGGCGAGACAAAGACCAACCTCATATGGGGCCCAAGCAATGGAGTTGACAGAGGACTTGTGGTCAGTAAATACATGGGCTTGAGACCAGTGGCCTCCAGCACCCTCCTTCCAAATGATCACACGCCCATCATAGCTGCAGGATGCGAGGATAGTACCATACTTAGGATGGGCCCATGCGACACGCCACACAGGGCCATAGTGCCCGCTGAGTGTTGCAAGGAGCTGGGATGGGGCAGATTTGCCGCCTATGCTGGAGATCTTGACAGTGGAGTCTGAGGAGGCAGTTGCAAGGCGCTTGCCATAGTAGTCGATAGCTGAATCATGGACCATGTCCTTGTGGTCCAACTCTATTTTCTTCGATGACATGGTTCAAAGCTGTAGTGTGCCACAACCTCTAAGTCCTCCACAATTCTGCACATGATTAAATAAAAGTTTCAGCACCAATTCATGGGCATAGCAGCCTAAATTTGCGAAACTAGATAATAGAATCCCACCCGAAGTGCCCTAAACGGTTAACAAGGACCAAGAAATAGTCACCTCACAAACTTAATATTAACAATCTAAACACCATTTTTTGTCATACTCCCAAAGAGACAGAAGGGGGATGCAATAGAACAATGCTGGTGTATCATCGCCTCATAAAATCAACCATGGAATTAAACACAACGAGACTGTAAATAAGTATGTAGACGAGGCTCAAGGGTCACCATTGGCAAATGGTACTAATTCACAAACTTTGTTAGACTTGTGGCAAACCACTATAGTAAATGTTGGTGGCTTCAAAATAATAACAGAACCACTTACATGCTAACCTCATGAATGAGTAT
The window above is part of the Oryza sativa Japonica Group chromosome 7, ASM3414082v1 genome. Proteins encoded here:
- the LOC4342827 gene encoding protein transport protein SEC13 homolog B, yielding MSSKKIELDHKDMVHDSAIDYYGKRLATASSDSTVKISSIGGKSAPSQLLATLSGHYGPVWRVAWAHPKYGTILASCSYDGRVIIWKEGAGGHWSQAHVFTDHKSSVNSIAWAPYEVGLCLACGSSDGTISVMTMRADGGWDTARIERAHPVGVTAISWAPATALGSLAGSGELVYKLVSGGFDSVVKVWGFVNGGWKLESALPSDVHTDCVRDVAWAPVLGLAKATIASASQDGKVVIWSRGKVGDKWEGKVMHDFGSPVWRVSWSLTGNILSVAAGENNITLWKQASDGQWEEVMKVEPTKPESSEEVKKAEQ